One segment of Mycoplasmopsis glycophila DNA contains the following:
- a CDS encoding class I SAM-dependent methyltransferase gives MKNTKKFIAAYNTEKSLLHYGHAIYNVGILQAEHKILEMLNLPKDAKIADLGSGPGRFGINLGLLMPNYQIDCYDLSELSIDLGRKLAKEHKLQKRVKFICGDLTSFGLYGKNKYDLMFFTFNALMTIPDHHNKVLALQNAYKSLKENGFLAFTAPTISGDRNREKYFSQIKKSENERLGDLTYQVENELGILCYYEIEEIMDLLKEAGLPKPTFYDYRDNIAEETLQAKEFSDNAVYYLIEKTSAKD, from the coding sequence ATGAAAAATACAAAAAAATTTATAGCAGCATATAATACGGAAAAATCACTTTTACATTATGGACACGCAATTTACAATGTTGGTATTTTACAAGCAGAACATAAGATTTTAGAAATGCTTAACTTACCAAAAGACGCTAAAATTGCTGATTTAGGCTCAGGCCCTGGGAGGTTTGGAATTAATTTAGGCTTACTTATGCCTAATTATCAAATTGATTGCTATGATTTATCTGAACTTTCAATCGATTTAGGAAGAAAATTAGCTAAAGAACATAAACTCCAAAAACGTGTTAAGTTTATTTGCGGAGATTTAACTAGTTTTGGTCTTTATGGCAAAAATAAGTATGACCTTATGTTTTTTACTTTTAATGCACTAATGACAATCCCTGATCATCATAATAAAGTTTTAGCATTACAAAATGCTTATAAAAGTTTAAAAGAAAATGGTTTTTTAGCTTTTACAGCTCCAACAATTAGTGGCGATCGCAACCGAGAAAAATATTTTTCTCAAATTAAAAAAAGCGAAAACGAAAGACTCGGCGATCTAACTTATCAAGTTGAAAATGAACTAGGAATACTTTGTTATTATGAAATCGAAGAAATTATGGACTTGCTTAAAGAAGCTGGGTTACCAAAACCAACTTTTTACGATTATCGTGACAATATTGCTGAAGAAACCTTGCAAGCAAAAGAATTTTCAGATAATGCAGTTTATTACTTAATTGAAAAAACAAGTGCAAAAGATTAA
- a CDS encoding ABC transporter ATP-binding protein — protein sequence MLFKKKNENIILETNELDELQNFEQLDLEKMISEIGEIGNTSNGAHIQLVNISKKYEGNEKYTLKDINLEIKPGTFCIFLGPSGCGKTTLLRMIAGLNSITKGDLLFNSKRYNNLLPNERNIAMVFQSYALYPHMNVYNNISFGLKIAKERKDIIDRRVKDVAKILKIDEYLYRKPKDLSGGQRQRVAIGRAIARKPLVFLMDEPLSNLDAKLRESMRREIVNIHRMLNTTSIYVTHDQLEAMTMGNQIVVFNDGQIQQNGTGRELYFKPANIFVAKFIGSPTMNTFDAVYKNGEVVSVDGDVKIPLTLPENKKNVKNNQEIVTGFRSEDIRIFTEDAPGRIKGKIANVELIGKDQLVAVKINKDIEFIVNASNSAEYELYSYVYLEFEESRIHLFDKETTMRLN from the coding sequence ATGTTATTTAAAAAGAAAAACGAAAATATTATTTTAGAAACAAACGAATTAGATGAACTTCAAAATTTTGAACAATTAGATTTAGAAAAAATGATCAGCGAAATTGGTGAAATTGGAAATACATCTAATGGTGCACATATTCAATTAGTTAATATTTCTAAAAAATATGAAGGTAATGAAAAATATACTTTAAAAGATATTAATTTAGAAATTAAACCTGGAACATTCTGTATCTTTTTAGGGCCTTCAGGTTGCGGAAAAACTACACTTCTTAGAATGATTGCAGGCCTTAACTCAATTACTAAAGGGGACTTACTTTTTAACTCAAAAAGATATAATAACCTTTTACCTAACGAAAGAAATATCGCAATGGTCTTTCAATCTTATGCTCTTTATCCACACATGAACGTTTACAATAATATTTCATTCGGTTTAAAAATTGCTAAAGAAAGAAAAGATATTATTGATCGTCGTGTTAAAGATGTTGCAAAAATTCTTAAAATCGATGAATATTTATATCGTAAACCAAAAGATCTTTCTGGTGGACAAAGACAACGTGTTGCAATTGGTAGAGCGATTGCAAGAAAACCGTTAGTCTTCTTAATGGATGAACCACTTTCAAACCTTGATGCTAAATTAAGAGAAAGCATGCGTAGAGAAATTGTTAATATTCACCGTATGCTTAACACAACAAGTATTTATGTTACACATGACCAATTAGAAGCGATGACTATGGGTAATCAAATTGTTGTTTTCAATGATGGTCAAATTCAACAAAACGGAACAGGAAGAGAACTTTACTTTAAGCCAGCTAACATTTTCGTAGCTAAATTTATCGGTTCGCCAACAATGAACACTTTTGATGCTGTTTATAAAAACGGTGAAGTTGTTTCGGTTGATGGTGATGTTAAAATTCCTCTTACACTTCCAGAGAACAAAAAGAATGTAAAAAACAATCAAGAAATTGTAACTGGATTTAGAAGTGAAGATATTCGTATTTTCACAGAAGATGCTCCAGGACGTATTAAAGGTAAAATTGCAAATGTTGAGTTAATCGGAAAAGATCAATTAGTTGCTGTCAAAATTAATAAAGATATTGAGTTTATTGTTAATGCTTCAAATAGCGCTGAATACGAGCTTTATTCATATGTTTATTTAGAATTTGAAGAAAGCAGAATTCACTTATTTGATAAAGAAACAACAATGAGACTTAATTAA
- a CDS encoding sugar ABC transporter permease — protein sequence MWFKKNNFYEFTFNKTNVSKKKLQPKRLKFNESDTKPPTPLEMIWLFFNYLILIVWALIILFPIVSLIVASFNTSNPRYVSVTPFSFGFDNLTYLFTSPKSSFTTWYGNTIYIATLTSIISTVTVALNAYAYSRFKFAGSKHSLTIIMLVQMIPATSSLIVLYILVTMGAQLHISPVSMLVIIYSGGAIAGNTFMVKSYLDTVSAELDDSAKVDGCNNWGLFFKILLPVIKPALVMVALWSFLIPFTDVILPQFVLVDDKERTLAVGLQKFLNDQQDIQAGAYTMGTLLASIPAFMLFMYLQRYIVGGLSDGAVKG from the coding sequence ATGTGATTTAAGAAAAATAATTTTTACGAATTTACATTTAATAAAACAAATGTTTCGAAAAAGAAATTACAACCAAAAAGATTGAAATTTAACGAATCAGATACTAAACCCCCAACACCTCTTGAAATGATTTGACTCTTCTTTAATTACCTTATTTTAATAGTTTGAGCTTTAATTATTCTCTTCCCGATCGTTTCATTAATTGTTGCTTCATTTAATACTTCAAACCCTCGTTATGTTAGTGTTACACCATTTTCTTTTGGCTTTGACAACTTAACATACTTATTTACATCTCCAAAAAGTTCATTTACAACTTGATATGGAAACACAATTTATATCGCAACTTTAACATCTATTATTTCAACAGTTACAGTTGCGCTTAATGCATATGCATATTCTCGTTTCAAATTTGCTGGTTCTAAACACTCTTTAACAATTATTATGTTAGTGCAAATGATACCTGCTACATCTTCACTTATTGTTTTATATATTTTAGTAACAATGGGTGCTCAACTTCACATTTCGCCAGTTTCAATGCTTGTTATCATTTATTCTGGTGGTGCGATTGCAGGTAATACATTTATGGTTAAAAGTTATTTAGATACAGTTAGTGCAGAATTAGATGATTCAGCTAAAGTAGATGGATGTAATAACTGAGGACTATTTTTCAAAATTTTATTACCAGTTATTAAACCAGCTCTTGTAATGGTTGCTTTATGATCATTTCTTATTCCATTTACAGATGTTATTCTGCCACAGTTTGTGCTTGTAGACGATAAAGAAAGAACTTTAGCTGTAGGGTTACAAAAATTCCTTAACGACCAACAAGATATTCAAGCTGGAGCTTACACTATGGGGACTTTATTAGCTTCTATTCCTGCGTTTATGCTATTTATGTATCTTCAAAGATACATCGTTGGTGGATTAAGTGATGGAGCGGTGAAAGGATAG
- a CDS encoding ABC transporter permease subunit yields MEKLKLYNWYGEEFESKLPETADTLKAYKHQVNNVFTRLSENTKTRYNVEKDLFLRAKTKINDNLKRELDSNKVAYLNKLKVYKDSIKKLAFVDDVKKLINFELKKIRSTKKANKKYVKDFVYSLEHTGDDFEDKVANIQKLQKNVNSTETELFQKHCLFNAVLIYLKKFQDRDFDFDKLQPYLSAYEVQFLSSKYDPSAFLQDFYAKLEIKRAKLIKQKDLLVSKYNETKKLQRELYLNEKNNIILSANQRIVELENEFNLKTEELKTKAENYKKEALTKIKNHKAQILANEKANVAKIKQIKSEAQKVRSVLKVQKDKLLPIFEYKFLIKNANDFISFINKQTDSKVTLNDQHKNVTDLGTLKAIYNKTLNQLKELNHDSNPHYALYKIAFKYFFNCSNLLQVKKEAKALVKSEYLKNVSKTYRLYSYEAEFKQEESNALREWFIEARKTRIKFLKEKILAKFELQILKVNGMFKEEQEDAKVKFGEINKVYKKDLEELSEKVKNKEISKQAVKNKKIEIKIKAKEARYTVKLESKILKNREILKSLFFRRRAEVKVNRKIYESKINEAQKTIPVETHKNIKLIATILGFICPGLPEITYFRQYIKGILMLLFTAVVWGFAIPFSLGFYTSNMNGIFGFIDLGASGFNADLGHFPDARYFLFGGVVSVILLTFSIIYFAVSAIGASRVAKSLYQGSRASRWSHTKRWLQTSGFPWMISLFGWFLMIFIVVAPVVTSILISFTNFGFNHQAPTQTVDWVGLEQWGKWWIFRKANLIQSIGNVLGWTLIWTFASTILPICLGLLIAILANNKRLIGKKYFRLIFILPWAIPAFVTLGFMKNMFASGETGLVNFILLKLFNIEPRSWLQEIGTARVLVILVQTWIGYAWIFMLVTGNLQSIPKDIYEAGSVDGAKGKHLFWYLTLPSLLLAIAPMLIGQFVAAFNNFTTISIFTGGGPAYSYATTFGEASTDIIISWVYKLTTGAVKIDGNQAFGAALATLASLFSIGLAARGFIKSMSRRD; encoded by the coding sequence ATGGAGAAGCTTAAACTTTATAATTGATACGGTGAAGAATTTGAAAGCAAATTACCAGAAACTGCAGATACTTTAAAAGCTTATAAACACCAAGTTAATAACGTCTTTACTCGTTTAAGTGAAAACACTAAAACTAGATATAACGTTGAAAAAGACTTGTTTTTAAGAGCTAAAACCAAAATCAATGACAATTTAAAAAGAGAATTAGATAGCAATAAAGTTGCTTATTTAAATAAACTTAAAGTTTACAAAGATTCAATCAAAAAACTTGCTTTCGTAGATGATGTTAAAAAACTAATCAATTTTGAACTCAAAAAAATTAGAAGCACTAAAAAAGCAAACAAAAAATATGTTAAAGATTTTGTCTATTCACTCGAACACACTGGTGATGACTTTGAAGATAAAGTAGCAAACATTCAAAAATTACAAAAGAATGTTAATTCAACAGAAACAGAACTTTTCCAAAAACACTGTTTATTTAATGCTGTGTTAATTTACCTTAAGAAATTCCAAGATCGTGATTTTGACTTTGATAAATTACAACCTTATTTATCAGCATATGAAGTTCAGTTTTTATCTTCAAAATATGATCCATCAGCTTTTCTTCAAGATTTTTATGCAAAATTAGAAATCAAAAGAGCCAAATTAATCAAACAAAAAGATCTTTTGGTTTCAAAATACAATGAAACTAAAAAGCTTCAAAGAGAGCTTTACTTAAATGAGAAAAATAACATCATTTTAAGCGCGAACCAAAGAATAGTCGAATTAGAAAATGAATTTAATTTAAAAACAGAAGAATTAAAAACAAAAGCTGAAAACTACAAAAAAGAAGCTTTAACTAAAATCAAAAACCACAAAGCCCAAATTTTAGCTAACGAAAAAGCTAACGTAGCTAAAATTAAGCAAATTAAATCAGAAGCACAAAAGGTACGTAGCGTATTAAAAGTGCAAAAAGATAAATTATTACCAATTTTTGAATACAAGTTTCTAATCAAGAACGCAAATGATTTTATCAGTTTTATTAATAAACAAACAGACTCAAAAGTCACTTTAAATGATCAGCACAAAAACGTGACAGATTTAGGAACTTTAAAAGCAATTTATAATAAAACATTAAATCAATTAAAAGAATTAAATCATGATTCAAACCCACATTATGCTTTATACAAAATTGCTTTTAAATACTTCTTTAACTGCAGCAACTTACTTCAAGTTAAAAAAGAAGCAAAAGCACTTGTTAAATCTGAATATCTTAAAAATGTATCAAAAACATATAGATTGTACAGTTATGAAGCAGAATTTAAACAAGAAGAATCAAATGCTTTAAGAGAATGATTTATTGAAGCTAGAAAAACTAGAATTAAATTCTTAAAAGAAAAAATTCTAGCTAAATTTGAACTCCAAATTCTTAAAGTAAATGGAATGTTCAAAGAAGAGCAAGAGGATGCAAAAGTAAAATTTGGAGAAATTAACAAAGTTTACAAAAAAGATCTAGAAGAATTAAGTGAAAAAGTTAAAAATAAAGAAATTTCAAAACAAGCTGTTAAGAACAAAAAAATTGAAATTAAAATCAAAGCTAAAGAAGCTAGATATACAGTTAAACTTGAATCAAAAATCTTAAAAAATAGAGAAATTTTAAAGAGTCTTTTCTTCCGTAGAAGAGCGGAAGTAAAAGTTAACCGTAAAATTTATGAAAGTAAAATTAATGAAGCGCAAAAAACTATACCTGTTGAAACACATAAAAACATTAAACTTATTGCAACAATATTAGGATTTATTTGTCCTGGTTTACCTGAAATAACATACTTTAGACAATACATTAAAGGAATTTTAATGTTGCTCTTTACAGCAGTTGTTTGAGGATTTGCGATTCCTTTCTCATTAGGTTTCTATACTTCTAATATGAATGGTATTTTTGGATTTATAGACCTTGGAGCAAGCGGATTTAATGCTGACTTAGGTCATTTTCCTGATGCGCGTTACTTCCTTTTTGGAGGGGTAGTTTCGGTTATTCTTTTAACCTTTTCAATAATATACTTTGCGGTATCTGCAATTGGTGCAAGCAGAGTAGCAAAAAGCCTTTATCAAGGATCGCGTGCAAGCAGATGAAGTCATACCAAACGTTGATTACAAACATCAGGTTTCCCTTGAATGATTTCACTTTTTGGATGATTTTTAATGATCTTTATAGTAGTTGCTCCTGTTGTAACATCTATTTTAATTTCATTTACCAACTTTGGATTTAACCACCAAGCACCTACACAAACAGTAGATTGAGTTGGATTAGAGCAATGAGGAAAATGATGAATCTTTAGAAAAGCAAATTTAATTCAATCAATCGGAAACGTTTTAGGTTGAACATTAATTTGAACATTTGCATCTACTATCTTGCCAATTTGTTTAGGTCTTTTAATTGCGATTCTTGCAAATAACAAGAGATTAATTGGTAAAAAATACTTTAGATTAATTTTCATCTTACCTTGAGCAATTCCTGCTTTCGTTACTCTTGGATTCATGAAAAACATGTTTGCATCAGGAGAAACGGGGTTAGTGAACTTTATTCTTCTTAAATTATTTAATATTGAACCACGTTCATGATTGCAAGAAATTGGAACAGCTAGAGTTTTAGTTATTTTAGTTCAAACATGAATTGGTTATGCATGAATTTTCATGCTTGTTACAGGTAATTTACAATCGATACCAAAAGATATTTATGAAGCTGGTTCGGTTGATGGAGCGAAAGGTAAACATCTATTTTGATACCTTACTTTACCTTCGTTACTTTTAGCGATTGCCCCAATGTTAATTGGACAATTCGTTGCGGCATTTAACAACTTTACAACCATTTCTATCTTCACTGGTGGTGGTCCTGCATATTCATATGCAACTACATTCGGTGAAGCTTCAACAGACATTATCATTTCATGAGTTTATAAACTTACAACTGGTGCAGTTAAAATCGACGGAAACCAAGCATTCGGAGCTGCACTTGCAACATTAGCCTCATTATTCAGTATTGGTTTAGCAGCAAGAGGATTTATCAAATCAATGTCAAGGAGAGATTAA
- the recO gene encoding DNA repair protein RecO, whose amino-acid sequence MAETIHEAIVLNIYENEENLFVVSFFTRKGILNLIAQGLNKQTSKNKANLQIGSLVEIEYFASRFEGKMGRLKKAHLASSIDYTEVSNIEFARSLVKLLGNINTSNHIFELCKNIYQFISPLANRKILTFLYAQALIYFGICPNFDSCRICFNRKSLIDFDIYEGGFVCNRHELTTDKNMEYLQAVWCSFHSLARYLTIVNNTTNKILFNLYSQIIKENGYQT is encoded by the coding sequence ATGGCAGAAACAATTCATGAAGCAATTGTGCTTAATATTTATGAAAATGAAGAAAACCTTTTTGTTGTGAGTTTTTTTACTCGCAAGGGTATTTTAAATTTAATAGCACAAGGATTAAATAAGCAAACATCGAAAAACAAAGCTAATTTACAAATTGGTTCACTTGTTGAAATTGAATATTTTGCTTCCCGCTTTGAAGGTAAAATGGGTAGACTTAAAAAAGCACATTTAGCTAGCAGCATTGATTACACTGAAGTTAGTAACATTGAATTTGCTAGGTCACTAGTTAAGTTACTTGGCAACATTAATACATCAAATCATATTTTTGAACTTTGTAAAAATATTTACCAGTTCATTTCGCCACTTGCAAATCGTAAAATTTTAACTTTTTTATATGCTCAAGCACTGATTTACTTTGGAATTTGCCCGAATTTTGATTCTTGTCGCATTTGCTTCAATCGGAAAAGTTTAATTGATTTTGATATTTATGAAGGCGGCTTTGTTTGTAATCGTCACGAGCTTACAACTGATAAAAATATGGAATACTTACAAGCTGTTTGGTGCTCTTTTCATAGCCTTGCTCGTTACCTTACAATTGTGAATAATACCACAAACAAAATTCTCTTTAATCTGTACTCACAAATAATTAAGGAAAACGGTTATCAAACATAG
- a CDS encoding DAK2 domain-containing protein gives MNNILNGSDLAKAIISGSNALNNAKNKIDALNVFPVPDGDTGTNMSSTISSVVKNLETLQSPTVEEVSKSVAHDMIYEARGNSGVILSQIFKGFSLGCLEKEVLTTNELIIAFEEAAKRAYKSVFKPVEGTILTVIRETSENLRKELWDKELSILEFFENVVKFARKSCDETPNKLKTLREVGVTDSGGEGLFTILQGMLFALQGNFVEISNEADDIQSFISDKEVFNGEFGYCTEVLVDLKEPNNFNKDTFTKNMQKIANSLVIVQDDNFLKIHGHTLTPGKLLNHAQKYGEFIKIKSENMTLQANNSKANAQRLEEISKNSERREIAIISCNLGSGIIERMKELGCDYIVESGQTQNPSAQDLIEAIKAVNAKNVIILPNNSNIILVAQQAAQVFQDSNIIVVPTKTQMQGITAMLNFNHSTSVEDNLELITEAISEVNSGEVTKAVRNTTINNVKIKEGDYLSIFNGQIIASSKTLFEAGMILIEAMVDNNKEIVSIYYGQESSINDAEELNNFIESQFDIEVEIIDGKQPNYQFLIGVE, from the coding sequence ATGAATAATATTCTTAATGGTAGTGATTTAGCTAAAGCTATTATTTCAGGTTCCAATGCTTTGAACAATGCTAAAAATAAAATTGATGCTTTAAATGTTTTCCCAGTTCCAGATGGAGATACTGGTACAAACATGTCTTCAACAATTAGTAGTGTTGTAAAGAATTTAGAAACTTTACAAAGCCCAACAGTTGAAGAAGTAAGTAAATCTGTTGCACACGATATGATTTATGAAGCCCGTGGTAATTCAGGTGTTATTCTTTCTCAGATTTTTAAAGGTTTTTCTCTAGGGTGTTTAGAAAAAGAAGTATTAACTACAAACGAATTAATAATTGCCTTTGAAGAAGCTGCTAAAAGAGCTTATAAATCTGTATTTAAACCAGTAGAGGGTACTATCTTAACAGTTATTAGAGAGACAAGCGAAAATTTAAGAAAAGAACTTTGAGATAAAGAATTATCAATCCTTGAGTTTTTTGAAAATGTTGTTAAATTTGCAAGAAAAAGTTGCGACGAAACGCCTAATAAACTTAAAACATTACGTGAAGTAGGTGTTACTGATAGTGGTGGAGAAGGTCTCTTTACCATTTTGCAAGGTATGCTTTTTGCTTTACAAGGTAATTTTGTTGAAATTTCAAATGAAGCTGATGATATTCAAAGCTTCATAAGTGATAAAGAAGTTTTTAATGGTGAATTTGGTTATTGTACAGAAGTTTTAGTAGACTTAAAAGAACCAAATAATTTCAACAAAGATACTTTTACAAAAAATATGCAGAAAATTGCTAACTCTCTAGTTATTGTACAAGACGACAACTTTCTTAAAATTCATGGACATACATTAACGCCAGGAAAATTATTAAATCACGCTCAAAAATATGGCGAATTTATCAAAATTAAGTCTGAAAACATGACATTGCAAGCTAACAATTCAAAAGCAAATGCTCAAAGACTTGAAGAAATTTCTAAAAATAGTGAAAGAAGAGAAATTGCAATTATTTCATGTAACCTTGGAAGCGGAATTATCGAACGCATGAAAGAACTAGGGTGTGATTACATTGTAGAAAGCGGTCAAACACAAAACCCTTCAGCTCAAGATTTAATTGAAGCTATTAAAGCTGTTAATGCTAAAAATGTAATTATTTTACCTAACAATTCAAACATTATTTTAGTAGCTCAACAAGCTGCTCAAGTATTCCAAGATTCAAACATTATTGTTGTTCCTACAAAAACACAAATGCAAGGAATTACAGCGATGTTAAACTTTAATCACTCAACTAGTGTTGAAGATAATCTTGAGTTAATTACCGAAGCAATTTCAGAAGTAAATTCTGGAGAAGTAACTAAAGCTGTTAGAAACACAACAATCAATAACGTAAAAATCAAAGAAGGTGATTATTTATCAATTTTTAATGGTCAAATTATTGCTTCAAGCAAAACTTTATTTGAGGCTGGAATGATTTTAATTGAAGCAATGGTCGATAACAATAAGGAAATTGTAAGTATTTATTATGGTCAAGAAAGTTCAATTAATGATGCTGAAGAGCTTAACAATTTCATTGAAAGTCAATTTGATATTGAAGTTGAAATTATTGATGGTAAACAACCAAACTATCAATTTTTAATAGGAGTTGAATAA
- the plsX gene encoding phosphate acyltransferase PlsX, with protein sequence MENYKIVFDLNGNDNGQSAGIAAALEFAKQNPNFELHLIGEFKQNYKDELLENVFYLNNPNVPSNPKELRSTLRENTSMNQAIQMIKEDGFDAILSSGDSGSYITGLTMKLGRLENVSRPAFMPVCNAINGCKFLFMDVGANLVVKSEYLVEWAKLGSVFHQTMFNTANPKVSILNIGTEDYKGQDFAIEANAILKEESNINYIGFQETRDLFRGNIDVALIDGYGGNLVLKSYEGAIFTFKDLLKMRIMKSFVRKVAASFLKGAFKEVGQVLDYRNVGSAWVIGVNALAIKAHGSSDKKAYLSALNNIKDAVEKDLLIKLKNKMNE encoded by the coding sequence ATGGAAAATTATAAAATTGTTTTCGACTTAAATGGTAATGATAACGGTCAAAGTGCAGGAATTGCTGCTGCATTAGAATTTGCTAAACAAAACCCTAATTTCGAATTGCATCTAATTGGAGAATTTAAACAAAATTACAAAGATGAACTTTTAGAAAATGTCTTTTATCTAAACAACCCTAATGTTCCTTCAAATCCTAAAGAATTAAGAAGCACTTTACGAGAAAATACCTCAATGAATCAAGCCATTCAAATGATTAAAGAAGATGGCTTTGATGCAATTTTATCTAGCGGTGATAGCGGTTCATATATTACTGGTTTAACCATGAAATTAGGTAGATTAGAAAATGTTTCTCGCCCTGCCTTTATGCCTGTTTGTAATGCAATTAATGGATGCAAATTTTTATTCATGGATGTTGGTGCTAATTTAGTTGTTAAATCTGAATATTTAGTTGAGTGAGCTAAATTAGGATCAGTTTTTCACCAAACTATGTTTAATACAGCTAATCCTAAGGTATCTATTTTGAACATCGGGACTGAAGATTATAAAGGGCAAGATTTTGCTATTGAAGCAAATGCAATCTTAAAAGAAGAGTCAAATATTAACTACATTGGTTTTCAAGAAACAAGAGATTTATTTAGAGGAAATATAGATGTAGCTCTAATCGACGGATATGGCGGAAATTTAGTTTTAAAAAGCTACGAAGGTGCTATTTTTACTTTTAAAGACCTCCTTAAAATGAGAATTATGAAAAGTTTTGTTCGTAAAGTTGCTGCTAGCTTTTTAAAAGGCGCTTTCAAAGAAGTAGGACAAGTTTTAGATTATAGAAATGTTGGAAGTGCTTGAGTTATCGGAGTTAATGCACTAGCAATTAAAGCGCACGGTTCAAGCGATAAAAAAGCTTATTTATCAGCATTAAATAATATTAAAGATGCTGTTGAAAAAGATTTACTAATCAAATTAAAAAATAAGATGAATGAGTAA
- the rnc gene encoding ribonuclease III: MTLNDFFEIHKIEPKNKLTFIEALTHSSYNQNRKNYEQLEFLGDAVLQFISSSYIYKKYPDLAQGFQTRLRAKAVCTETLSEISLEIGLIDLLKTGPGQMEKDVKESHKVQADVFESIVGAIYVDQGILKAKEFIAKYIYPVIDRVHSENNKDAKSQLQEYFQSFSKENISYITEQLPNKQFYAKAKHDKQIFGEGLGSTKKEAELAAAQDALSKLK, translated from the coding sequence ATGACACTAAATGATTTTTTTGAAATTCATAAAATTGAACCAAAGAATAAACTAACTTTTATTGAAGCTCTAACTCACTCTTCATATAATCAAAACCGTAAAAATTATGAACAACTTGAATTTTTAGGTGATGCTGTTTTACAATTTATTTCTAGTTCATACATCTATAAAAAATATCCAGATTTAGCACAAGGATTTCAAACCAGATTAAGAGCTAAAGCTGTATGTACTGAAACACTCAGTGAAATTAGTCTCGAAATTGGTCTAATCGATTTATTAAAAACAGGACCTGGGCAAATGGAAAAGGATGTTAAAGAATCACATAAAGTTCAAGCCGATGTTTTTGAATCAATTGTTGGCGCAATTTATGTTGACCAAGGAATTTTAAAAGCAAAAGAATTTATAGCAAAATACATCTATCCTGTAATTGATCGTGTCCATTCAGAAAATAATAAAGATGCAAAAAGTCAATTACAAGAATATTTTCAAAGTTTTAGTAAAGAAAATATTTCATATATTACCGAACAATTACCAAATAAACAATTTTATGCAAAAGCAAAACATGATAAGCAAATTTTTGGAGAAGGACTAGGTAGCACAAAAAAAGAAGCTGAACTTGCTGCCGCGCAAGATGCACTCAGTAAGTTAAAATAA